From the Macaca nemestrina isolate mMacNem1 chromosome 18, mMacNem.hap1, whole genome shotgun sequence genome, the window CTGAAAGGAGTGGCTGCGGCTCCGGCTTTCCAGATAACCAGCGCTCTAGGCCATTTCCCAGATTGGAGCACTGTAGGTTTTAAgaactaaaactttaaaatatcagCCATGTTAAaggcagtttcttttcttttctttccttttttttttattgagacagtgtctcgctctgtcgcccaggctggagtgcagtggccagatctcagctcactgcaagctccgcctctggggtttacgccattctcctgcctcagcctcccaagtagttggaattacaggtgcccaccaccaggcctggctaatttttgtatttttagtagagagggggtttcaccatgttggccaggttggtctcgaactcctgacctcatgtgatctgcccgccttggcctttcaaagtgctgggattgtgttttgttttattaaaagcCCAATTAATTAATAAAAGAGGCCGGAATCAAATAAAGAAAGTGGTAGCctttatttgcaaatatgcacacGCTCTCGGGCAAGGTTCTCTGGTCCGCAAGTAGGGAGGGCCAGGGAAGTCGCGGGCCGGAGAAGTCGCGCCGGCACTCGCCGGCGACAGATTTTTATGCCTTGCGACCGGAAAGGGGAGGGCAGTGGGTGGGATGGGGGTGTCTTCATGGGCATGGATGGGTAAGTTTTGATTTCTTCAGGTTGACGTCACTTGGCGCATGCTCAGTTGGTTTGTGCTTTCCCGGGCGCGGGTAAATTGGTGGTGAAGAACTCGGAAGCAACAGGGACTATGCtttcttgttcatttttcctCCATCTTGGCCCATTCCTTCACCCAAACAGTCCAACCTCTCATTGATTATAAGATTTTAGGGCGCagttttctctctggctgcttcctgctgttaaGGGGCGTAGTTAGGGTCTGAGGTTGGCAGTTGGGTGTAAGGGTGTAGGAGCATTTGATTGAAGGAAACTCGAGTAATTTTCTTGGACCCTGGCTCggagaaattttataaaaatgggagcaaaacataaaataatgcaGATAATTAGTATGGGGATTAGGAAAGGAAGCATTTGTTGTACTATTGGCAGCAGCCATACAGGGGGTCCGGGTACTAAAGGGCTGTTAAATTGTTGGAgttctttcttgattttgtttaatCTTTGAATGTTGGTGTCAACTAggcctgattcatttatgtagtaGCAACATTCTTCTCCAAGGAAAAGGCATGTTCCTCCCTTTTCAGCAGTAAGATCATCTAATGCCCGCCTATTTCGTGCCGCTACCTGAGCCACTGAGGTGATCTGACGCTGTAAAGAGGCTGGGCTTTCAGCTGAAGCCTCTATGGCTGCCTGGAGCTGAGTGGAGAGGGTCTGTGTGGATGGAATTGAGTAGGCGAGGGCCCCTGTTCCAAGTCCTGAGGCTACTAGGGAGGATGCTAAGGAAACCCCAATAACTAATGGAAGAAAGATAGCCCGTTTTTGGATTTTTTGGCTAGGAATAGTGAGCTGAGAAGTTAGTTCAGACAGTTCTCCTTTACCATATAGGGTTAAACTGGGTACCAAGGACACTGGAATGCAAAGAGACTGGGTGAGGGAGGTATAGTTAAGAGTTTTGGATAAGGTATGGTTACACCAGAAGTAGCCGCCAAGGGGAGCCGTCTGGGTTTTACTGGGAGCTTGGGTGTGATTGCACCATGAAGAATTTGGAGTGGAGTAACAGAAGGGGTAGACTTTGTGGATTATGATATAAGGGGACTTGAGACAGGGGTGCTGATTGAAGTGAGCCGGTAGAGTCATTGGTAGTATTGAAAGCGGCTGGTAGGGGGACTGCCAAAAAGGGGGTTTTGCCGAGAGTAGCGCAGAGAAAGCATTGGGAAAGATTTTTCAGTCCGGCTGCCTGCGATAGATTAAGTCCTAGACGAATAAGGGCCAACCATGAGAATGGGTCTTTGTTGTTTGGGGGGTTTAACTGTTCCTGTAGTTTTTGTTCGCGTTGTTGTATGACTGTGGTTAGATTTTGTACAGCCTGCACAGTTTTAGGGAATTGTATCTGTTGGACATACGTTCTAATTACCCGGATGGTTGCGGTTGGATATGAGGAACTGACTGTTGAATAAAGTCCGCCTTTTACCCCACTGGCCCACCGGGAATCCCAAGGATCTTTGATGAGaagtctgtattttttagtattttcgtCCTGGGTAAATATGCTTGCTGTCATTTGTAGACGCCCACCTGTCCAACCTAACTGATGTATGTTGCAGTAAGAGTAGGGGCACCCAACATTAGCCTCTTGCCAGTAGTTCCGGCAGTTATAGTGGGTCTGGTCATATAGGAAGCACAGGGCCGGGCGATAGCCTGGAGTGAGGGAACTTAGGGTGAAGTTTAAGTAGATGGCCTGTTGGCAACCTAGCGGGGGGCAATCTGCAGTACCTTGCATGACTGAATGAACTTGGTTATTTGTGGTCCAAGTCTCAGTGATAGAGAATCTCCACACAAAGTTAGGAGTAGTAAGAGGAGTTACTGGGATTATAGTTAACCATGATAATATTAACAAAGGTGCAGAAAGTACGCTCATTATGGCTAAAGTCACAGAGGGTACCTTGCCAGGCTCGGTCTTCTAAATGATTAGGTGAGGAGTCGGGGAGAAGAGTGGCTAAGGGTTCTATGAAGAGGAAGTCAGTAATTGTCTTAAAAGAGAAAGGTATGGCAGGTAGGGTGCTAATGGTGTGGGTAGAGTAGGGGGTTCTTGCGGCATGAGAGGGTGCCCGTATACCAGTTCGAAAGGACTAAGGCCCATGGGGCTTCTAAGTGCCGCTGGTAGTCTGGTAAGGGCAAGGGGTAGTAGGGTTACCCACGATTGCTGTGCCTCTATGGAGGTTCTGGTTAGTTGTTGCTTGATGAGTCCAGGTAATGTTGAGAGAATCTGCAACCGGGGGCACAAGGGCATCATGAAAACAATGTTGGAGCCAGGGTGGGGATGAGAGGGTAGGTTAATGGACGCCCTAAGTTTGGTTAAGATGTTTCATCCTAGAAGGGGGTGGGGCAAGAGGGCATGATGAGGGAAGAGTGGGCAAAAGTGGGGCAAGAGGGCATGATGAGGAAAGAGTGGGCAAAACATGCATAGTCCAGGAAGCAATTTAACATCGGGGTCTGGCAAGGGTTAGACGGTTTACCGTTTACCCTAACTACTGAAATAGTGGAGCGTTGGCTAGGTCCTCCATAGGACGGCAAAACAGAGtattgatgagaaaagaaatgggCTTACCCGCTACCTGTAGCGTTACCCTGGGCTGGGCGAGGGTGACCGGGGTCTCCGAGTGTGGGCACCGTCAGTCCTCGTCAAGGTGTAGGAGTTGGAAGGAGCCTTCCCACCTTTGAGGAGAGGCACTACGTTGAGGCGCGGTGCCTGTCCTGATGGCGGGGCAATCAGACTTCCAATGCCTCTCCTGCTGGCAAGCTGGACATGGCGTGGAAGGCGGGCAGGGATGTGGGCACTTATTAGCCCAATGCTCAGTCATAGGAGActtgtcttttatcttttctgcCGGCAGAGTGGGCAACGCTGGTTGGAGGGCAGCCACCAAAGCCTGTACCCAAacagattgcaggcgtgagccaccgcgcccggctccttttcttcctttccatgtaaTCGCTTGATTGagaaataattcacatatcaaattcacccttttaaaaagCGAGCAACGCGGGGCGCGGAGGCCACGCCTGTGATCGCAGCGCTCTGGGAGGCGGCAGttccaggcgggcggatcactgggccgggagtttgagaccacctgggcAACGTAAACTCCGCCTCtatagaaacaattttaaaaaaagaaataaggagcGCGCGGCCCGCGGGGGCAGCGCCTTTACCAGCCCGAGCCTGCAGCCCCCCAGGCCGCGCCGTCCTCGGCCCCCCCCGGGCAGCGCCGGGGTTTTGTCAGGCGCGCGCTGCTGTTTGCCTGGACTGCGCTCCCTCTGACCCTGAAGCCAGCGGCCCCACCGACACGACCTAAAAAGTGAGAGCCACACGCGGGATCCGGAGACCACGCCAGAGTCCCACGGGCGACGGCTCCCCCCGGCGTGTCCACAGCTGCACGTCGGCGCATGCGCGCGGCCAAGCCGGTTCCCGCGCCCACCAGCGCGCATGCGCGCCCCGCCCCGTACCTCCCCGTGCTCGGCCGTGTTGGTTCGTCCGcgccgggggcggggcctgggggccCGCGGGAAATTTGGCGGGAACCGCGCCcgccccttcctccctttcttcttccttccttgctttcgCCGCGCACTCCGCCGCCATGGAGCAGCGCCGCGTCACCGACTTCTTTGCGCGCCGCCGCCCCGGGCCCCGCATCGCGCCGCCCAAGCTGGCCTGCCGCACGCCCAGCCCCGCCAGACCCGCACTCCGCGCCCCGGACTCCGCCACCAGCGGCAGCCGCAAgcgcgcccgcccgcccgccgccCCCGGACGCGACCAGGCCGGGCCGCCGGCCCGCCGGAGGCTGCGGCTGTCGGCGGACGCGGTGAGGGACGTGGGGAGACTGAACCCGGGGGGTTGGGggcggggaaactgaggcccgggaAGCGGGGCTCGGAGAGACTGAGGCCGGGGCTCGGGGGCCgggacactgaggcccaggggCGGACCTcggggaaactgaggccgggGAGACTGAGGCCCGGGGGCAGGGCTCGGGGAAACAGGCCGAGGGACgggggtggggaaactgaggcaggaggggacGGGGCGGGGAGGCAGGGCGGGGCGCGGGGAATTTGAGGCCGGGGGGCAGGGCGCAGGGAACTCTGGGACAGGTCGGGGGACCCTGTGGCCGCCCTGACACCACTGGGGGCTTGGCTGGCTTCTGAGATGAGCAGGAGGCACTGCGGGGTTTGCGCCGGgatctgatgatgatgatggggcTGGAAGGGGGGTCCGCCCTGGAAACTGCCCGGGAAGGCGAGAGCaaggctgtgtccccagccagcTTTAGCGCAGACCACCGCCTGCGGGAAGCCCTAAGCCCCCGAGCCACGCCCATCTGTTAACTCAGAGGGGCTTCTGATCCTTCAGGGTCTTCTGCAGAGCCAGAAGCACCAGGTCTTGTCATGGGTTCACCCTTGGGGTCCCTCTCACCAGGTTTCCAGCCCCAGTTCCCCCGAGGCCCCTGACTCCCTCGAGGCCCCAGACATCCCAGCCTGCCCTTCTCTGGGCCAGAAGATAAAGAAATCCACCCCGGCAGCAGGTCAGCCACGCCAGCTGACGTCCTTGCAGAACCAGGtgaggggcggggcctggggcAGATTCGGGAGGGCTGAGTGGTGCCGGCCTGACTGCCTGACGGCACCACGTCCCCTGATCCCCTTGAAGGACACCATCTCTGAGCTTGCGTCATGCCTCCAACGGGCCCGGGAGCTGGGGGCAAGAGTCCGAGTGCTGAAGTCCAGTGCCCAGGATGCTGGGGAGTCCTGTACCCCAGAGGCCAAGGGCCGCCCTGAGGAGCCATGGTGAGTGCTGGGTGGGTGGACAGGAGGCCTTGGGAAAGACCGGCTGGTGGGAGGCATGGCCGGGCGATCCTGGCAGAGGCCCAGGTCTGCTCCTTTGGAGGAGGGAGGTGGTGAGGTCACCAGGATGTGGAGCCAGACCCCTGAGAAAAAGGTCCTAGGCACCGCTGGCCCTTTGCCCTCAGTCCCTCCTGTTGGGGGCAGCTCCTGCCTCCGGCACTCTGGCAGGTTCCAAATGCTCCTAATGCTTTGGTGTGTTGTCTGCCCCTGCCCCTGAGAGCTGGCGAAACTGGGCTGGGGAGAGGGCAGAGCTTCCCTGGGGGTGCCGCATGGACACAGCAGAGCTGGGGTGTGGAGCTGGGCTTTCCCATCACCAGTTCTACCCCTAACGGTGCCAGTGCTGGTGGCTGTGCAAGGGCCGCGAAAGCCATCGTGTGTGGCGTGGCAGGCCCCATTGGAGGCTCCCTGGTCGAGGGGCCTGCTGTGGCACTGGAGGGGTGGGGGCCTGCTGCTTCTCACAAGGCTTCTCCCTCCCTGACAGTGGTGAGAAGGCGCCCGCCTACCAGCGCTTCCATGCCCTGGCCCAGCCTGGCCCACCGGGGCTCGTGCTGCCCTACAAGTACCAGGTGCTGGCGGAGATGTTCCGCAGCATGGACACCATTGTGGGCATGCTCCACAACCGCTCTGAGACGCCCACCTTTGCCAAGGTCCAGCGGGGCGTGCAGGACATGATGCGCAGGTGAGTGGCCGCGGGTGGGCTGGGGCTGCCCTGGAGTTGGGAGGGGGCCCGGGCCTGCCGCCTCCTGAGCTGGCCCCCTCCTCCTGTAGGCGTTTTGAGGAGCGTAATGTTGGCCAGATCAAAACCGTGTACCCGGCCTCCTACTGCTTCCGCCAGGAGCGCGGTGTCCCCACCTTCAAGGATGGTGTTAAGAGATCAGATTACCAGCTCACCATCGAGCCACTGCTGGAGCAGGGTAGGTGCTGGGTGCAAgaccttggtttccccatctgtgaccCACACACTTTCTGGGGTGGGTGTGAGGTGCTGGGCGGCCTGGCCGGGACTCAGGCCTGGACTCATCCCACAGAGGCTGACGGAGCAGCCCCTCAGCTCACGGCCTCGCGCCTCCTGCAGCGACGGCAGATCTTCAGCCAGAAGCTGGTGGAGCACGTCAAGGAGCACCACAAGGTGAGCGGCCCCCGGCCCTGCTGTGCAAAGATGGTGGCACCAGCACTGCCTCAGCACGTAACCCTGTGCTTGGAGCATCCCTGCCACCCACGGCTTCTCCCGGGATGGAACCGGGCTGGGTTCACCCTGAGCTGAGGGCTGGTGTGCTCAGGGTGCAGCTGCAGGCACTGAGAAGGTCCCCAAGGCATTCAGCAAGTATGGGCTGTGGGAGGCCGTGTGCTCTCCCTCCAAGCTGAACACTGGgcagaggctaagtaacttgcccaaggtggcCCGGCTGGGATGGGGACGTAAGCATAGACAGCCCCACCTCACATGCAGCCTCTCCTTGTTTCAAATGTGCCCAGTGTCACCCATCTGCTCCTTCTCCCCAGGCCTTCCTGGCCTCCCTGAGGCCCCCCATGGTGGTGCCGGAGGACCAGCTGACCCGCTGGCACCCACGCTTCAACGTGGATGAAGTGCCCGACATCGAGCCAGCTGTGCTGCCCCAGCCACCCACCACGGAGAAACTCACCACTGCTCAGGAGGTGCTGGCCCGGGCCCGCAGCCTGATGTCACCCAGGGTGAGGCTGCGAGGCTTGGGCATCCCCTTTCTTCCGGGTGGGTGGGCCAGCCTGACCCCGGGCataagaggtggggccttggcGATGAGCTTAACGCCTCATCTGGCTTCCTCCTTGGCTGGGAGGTCCAGAGAGTGGGCGGCATTTGCCCTCTGTCCCCAGCTGCAACCTCTaagcctggctctgtcacttgcCCCATGTGGGGAGTTGGCCCCGGGCAGGCGATGCCACACACTGGGACACTGCATTGACCAGCACAGACCACCCAGTGTGCCGGGCTAACTTGTGCCTTGAGAGATACCGGGGACTCCTGGGCAGAGAGCCAGGGGCATGTTGCCTCCTGTGACCTCTCCGCCCCAACTTGTCCCTCCCGCAGATGGAGAAGGCCTTGAGTCAATTGGCCCTGCGCTCTGCTGCGCCCAGCAGCCCCGGGCCCCCCAGGCCAGCACTGCCGGATACCCCACCAGCCACCCCGCCTGCAGCCTCTCCCAGCGCTCTGAAGGGGGTGTCCCAGGATCTGCTGGAGCGGGTGAGTCGTCCCCAGTGATGGCGGGTGGGGGCCTGGTGATCTGCTGCCCACTAACCAGGTCCCCACACCTGCTGCAGGTCCGAGCCAAGGAGGCACAGAAGCAGCTGGCACAGATGACGCGGTGCCCGGAGCAGGAGCAGCGGCTGCAGCGCCTAGAACGGCTGCCTGAGCTGGCCCGTGTGCTGCGGAGCGTCTTTGTGTCCGAACGCAAGCCTGCGCTCAGCATGGAGGTGGCCTGTGCCAGGATGGTGGGCAGCTGTCGCACTGCCATGAGCCCCGGTATGTGCACGGCGGGGTGAGGGGGCGTGCACAGTGGAATTGCCCAGTGCTGCAGCCGCCTCCCCAGGTTTCTGACCAGGGGTGTCTATCACTGATTTGTTCTGTTCAGATGTGCAGTGGGCACTGGCCACTTGCACTGGTGTGTGCTGGGTGCTTTGCCCTCCTTTGAGCCACCCCTGAGCCTTCACCCAGCCCTTCCACACCTGCAGCCTCTGGAGGCAGCTTCCCTCTCACAGCCCTGGCCCGTTTCCCTGACCGCGTGCAGTGCTTGGTCAGAAGGGGCCCCACATGCACCCTACACGGCCTCCCAGGCCTCTGGTCACCACACCCTGAGCACGTGGGGGTCCCCACACTACAGGGCACCCCCTGCCTCAGGGTTTTCATGGCCTGGTGGCCCCCATGCTTGGTGCCTCCTCACATGGCCTCAACTGTAGGCCTGGCTCTCTCCACTCACTGTTATGCCTCCCAGATCCGGGCCTCTGATAGAACCACCTCTGCCTTAAGGCCCGGGGATGGGGCACTGAGGGCGACCAGGCGGGCACAGAGGTCgggtgctcaggctggtctcaagtgctGCCTGTGTGGGGCTGGGGCCCAGCACCAGCCTGTGTCCCCTTCTCCTCCCACAGGGGAGATGGAGAAACACCTGCTGCTCCTCTCCGAGCTCCTGCCAGACTGGCTCAGCCTTCACCACATTCGCACCGACACCTACGTCAAGCTGGACAAGGCCGCGGACCTGGCCAGCATCACTGCATGCCTGGCCCGCCAGGCCCGCGCTGAAGAGGGGCTGTGAGCCTGGGGGCCACTGGCCTGGGGCCACCAGCATTTTCTTTTATGAACATGATGCACTTTACTTTTCCTTTCCGGAGTGCCCCTGAGGgccagaggcagagctgggctgcaggctgcacagcccaagggtcTCTGGCTGCAGGTGGTGGCCCCTGCATGGGGCTCACCTGGTGGATTCACATTAAACCTGTTTCTGTGGGCACCTCTGTCCTTGCTGCTGGTGGGGAAGGGAAGCCAGATCCCAGCACCCCGTAGGGGGCCATCAGGGCAGGGGAATGTGGCTGAGGGTGAAGGGGGCTTTGGCAATATGGGGTTGGGTAGTGTGGGTGGCAGGAGGCCATCCCCTCTAATCTTGGAACCTCTGAACATGGGACGTTCCACAGCAAAGGGTGACTTTTGTCATTAAGAACTTCAAGATTGCCGCAGGGGCCTTCACAAGAGGGCCAGAGCCAGCCACCTTTGAAGACGCGGCCCTGCCCCGACACAGGCAGCCTGGAGAAGCTGGGCAGGACatccctggagcctccagaagggacTGGCCCGCCCACACACTGACTTCAGTACTATAATAAAGTCGGGCTTACAGCCATTAGATCTGCAGTAGAACCCTTTCAGTAGCATTGGCCGCCTCAGGGTGGGACCTGCATTGACAGACTTAGTTACCCCTGAGCCCTCACGTGCGTCCCTAGAGGATGGGCCCACGCGGCCTCTTTCTGCAGTGCCTGGATGGTTCCGGCTCCTGAGGTGAGAACCAGGCCAGACTGCTGGGCATCATGCCGAGCAGCACGTGCCCATAGTCCAGTTGGTTTGGTGGTGTCCTGGGGCTCCCTGCCCTGGGGAACAGGATGACAGGAGACGGCTCTCATGGCAAAGCTGTTTACTGCGTTCTCCCTGTGTGTAATTGGGCCCAGGGTGGCTGAAGCACAGCTTTGCCCCAGGCTTTGGCACTTCCAGCCCCAGGAGAGGTGCTGAACCCAAGCAAGGGATGTGTTCCCTGCGGGCAGCTGGTGCCCCTGGTGACTGCAGAGGTCACTGCAGTTGCCCAGGGCTGAAATGTCCCTGTTCCAGCTGCAGATGTTGGGCTGGGAGGCCCTGTAGTCACTCATactgcaggagagagaagaagggtACAGGAGCCAGCTTCTCCCTGCCCTTAAGCGAGGTCAGCTCCACCAGGCTCACGCACTCTAGGACCTCGGCCTGCAGGCGGCCCAGCAGCTCACAGGCGGCGTGCATGGTTCCTGGGGATGGGAGGGTGAGGTCCCCAGCTGGCCTGGGCTGTAGAGACTGGGTGCTCCAGGCCAGCCcctgggttggggaggggagggtatggggagagaggaaggtgTCGGCCTGGCCACCAGGCAATAGTAAGCTGGACAATAGTAAGCTGCATCCCACATCAGGCACAGCGAGGTCCTGCCCTACTCCCACCAGGCCCTTGGAGCCACAGCAGTTGGCTGTGGGGAGACCCTCACCACCAGTGGCCAGCAGATCATCCACGACGACCACCCTCTGTCCTGGCTCCAGGGCATCTTTCTGGATCTCCAGCTCAGCCTGGAGTGGGAAGTGGTGTGTGGTCCTCAGCCTCCCGCAGAAAACAGCTTTGTGTGCAGAGCTTGGCAGCTGCCACCCTAGGCCCTGACTCCAACCCCACCTTGCTGTTCCCTGGCTGTGTGAGCCCAGCCTGTGTCTCACCCTCTCTGAGCTCCCAAGAGCACTGTAACCACAGCAGCTCCACTTGACATGCCTGGGAGGGCCTTTAGAACTGGGGGAGAGTGGCCACGGTGGCCTGGCCCTCCCCTTCCTCTGGCCACCCCAGCCCCTTACCTTCCCGTACTCCAGGGCATAGGAGGCCCACACAGTGGGGCCTGGCAGCTTCCCCCGCTTTCGGATGAGCACACAGCCCAGTCCAAGCTCCTGTGCCAGGGAGGGGCCAAAGAGGAAGCCTCGGGAGTCTAGGCCTGTCAGGGTGAGTGACAGGAGTGACTTGGCAGCATGGGAGTCCCCAGGGGCCAGGGTTGGCCGGTGCCAAGGGGTACATGGTTGGCTCCCAGCAGAAAGGCCGGTGACGTGCACCATTTAAGGAGTGTCACCTGTCACCTACCAGGAGCTGCTTCCAGGTCAGAGTGCAGacctgggtcttttttttttttttttttttggagacggagtctcgctctgtcacccaggctggagtgcagtggccggatctcagctcactgcaagctccgcctcccgggttcacgccattctccggcctcagcctcccgagcagctgggactacaggcgcccgccacctcgcccggctagtttttttgtatttcttaatagagacggggtttcaccgtgttagccaggatggtctcgatctcctgacctcgtgatccgcccgtctcggcctcccaaagtgctgggattacaggcttgagccaccgcgcccggccgggtgtGTCTTTTAAAGGGCCACTTTTTAGCTGTGGTCCTGGGGGAGTCACCGCCCCTCTCCCCCAGCTCAGCAGCCCATCTTTAATGGGGCTGGTAGAAACCTGTCAGGCCTCAACTCTCTCTCAAAGGCAGCTCTGCCCCAGGGCTTCTGTCTAAAAACGGAGTCTCTCGAGGTGACCTGAGCTGTGATGGTTGGGGGACGCTCAGGGAAACCCTGCCCCAGCCTCGCAGgaggtcagggagggcttcctgcaGGAGGTGAGAAGGGGGCTCTGGCAGTGCTGGCGCTTCCCTCAGGGCAGTGTGCAGGGAGTGGGCTGTCACGC encodes:
- the LOC105488841 gene encoding DNA replication factor Cdt1, with translation MEQRRVTDFFARRRPGPRIAPPKLACRTPSPARPALRAPDSATSGSRKRARPPAAPGRDQAGPPARRRLRLSADAVSSPSSPEAPDSLEAPDIPACPSLGQKIKKSTPAAGQPRQLTSLQNQDTISELASCLQRARELGARVRVLKSSAQDAGESCTPEAKGRPEEPCGEKAPAYQRFHALAQPGPPGLVLPYKYQVLAEMFRSMDTIVGMLHNRSETPTFAKVQRGVQDMMRRRFEERNVGQIKTVYPASYCFRQERGVPTFKDGVKRSDYQLTIEPLLEQEADGAAPQLTASRLLQRRQIFSQKLVEHVKEHHKAFLASLRPPMVVPEDQLTRWHPRFNVDEVPDIEPAVLPQPPTTEKLTTAQEVLARARSLMSPRMEKALSQLALRSAAPSSPGPPRPALPDTPPATPPAASPSALKGVSQDLLERVRAKEAQKQLAQMTRCPEQEQRLQRLERLPELARVLRSVFVSERKPALSMEVACARMVGSCRTAMSPGEMEKHLLLLSELLPDWLSLHHIRTDTYVKLDKAADLASITACLARQARAEEGL
- the LOC105488840 gene encoding adenine phosphoribosyltransferase isoform X1, producing the protein MPRPSWRPRQSPRRRARAAAGSSHAAMADPELQLVERRIRSFPDFPTPGVLFRDISPVLKDPASFRAAIGLLARHLKVTHGGRIDYIAGLDSRGFLFGPSLAQELGLGCVLIRKRGKLPGPTVWASYALEYGKAELEIQKDALEPGQRVVVVDDLLATGGTMHAACELLGRLQAEVLECVSLVELTSLKGREKLAPVPFFSLLQYE